TTCTGCAACTAAAAAGTTGGCAGGTAAGAAAGCGTTCAAAGGGCATAGGCCAAGAGCCAAAATGATGCCTTCACGTTCACACTATCCCAATCAAAGATGGGCAATCGATATGACCCGCATCTACAGTATCAATGATGGCTGGAGTACTTTAGCTTGCATGATTGATACTTGTACCTGTGAAATCGTTGGATGGAGACTCTCAAAAAGCGGTAAAGCAAACACAGCAGAGGCAGCTTTGCAAGAAGATCTAATCTACCGTTTCGGAAGACTCCAGCGATTGAAAGAGCCCATTGTATTACGAAGCGACAATGATCTAGTTTTTAGCAGCAAATCATTCACCAAAACAATCAAAGATTATAATTTTACTCAGGAATTTATTACTCCCTACACTCCTGAACAAAATGGTATGATTGAAAGGTTCTTCCGAACCATCAAGGAAGAGTGTATCTGGCACTATAACTTCAAATCACTCAAGGAGGCTAATAAAATTATTGGAGAATGGATCAATTTTTACAATCAAAAACGAAAGCATTCAGCGCTGCAGTACAAAACGCCCGCAGAAGTGTTTCGTTTAGTAGC
This Nitrosophilus labii DNA region includes the following protein-coding sequences:
- a CDS encoding integrase core domain-containing protein — encoded protein: MMPSRSHYPNQRWAIDMTRIYSINDGWSTLACMIDTCTCEIVGWRLSKSGKANTAEAALQEDLIYRFGRLQRLKEPIVLRSDNDLVFSSKSFTKTIKDYNFTQEFITPYTPEQNGMIERFFRTIKEECIWHYNFKSLKEANKIIGEWINFYNQKRKHSALQYKTPAEVFRLVA